The bacterium genomic interval GGATACGGTAGCAGTCGTGGCTCCTCATCCAGAGGCGCAGTGAAAGGGACAATCGGTTTAATAAGAACTTTGAAACAGGGCGCGCCGGTTGCATTTACCGTGGATGGTCCGCGTGGACCAAGGCATCAGGTGCAACAGGGCGTGACCTGGCTGGCCAGCTATTCTCAACATCCGATTTTGCCTTTTCATATTGAGGCAAAGAAGGCAAAAAATCTTGAGTCCTGGGATAGCTTTCAAATTCCGCTTCCTTTTTCACGCGTGCGTGTAGATATCGCCCCTCCGATAGTTCTTGAAAAGGATCTACCGGAAGAAACCCTGGAAATAAAGCGCATCGAACTGGAAAATACTTTGAACGAATTGCGTAGGAATGCGGAAGAGTGGGCGAAACAGTAGTGATGTTAATATAATTTCTTGGCGCCTTTGCGCCTTTGCGTTGAGAAAATGAATTACGATTTCAAAACTATTGAAGGAAAATGGCAGAAGCGCTGGGAAGACGATTCCATTTTCGAAGTTCACGAAGATAAAAGCAGGGCAAGATTCTACAATCTGGCGATGTTGCCCTATC includes:
- a CDS encoding lysophospholipid acyltransferase family protein yields the protein MFRSFYFYTLSWIGWILIQALARTWRWEIHGFENFKSLIQQNPSIIYAFWHGRILSATYFWRNRGIVVLTSENKDGEYIAHVIHRFGYGSSRGSSSRGAVKGTIGLIRTLKQGAPVAFTVDGPRGPRHQVQQGVTWLASYSQHPILPFHIEAKKAKNLESWDSFQIPLPFSRVRVDIAPPIVLEKDLPEETLEIKRIELENTLNELRRNAEEWAKQ